In the genome of Fusarium fujikuroi IMI 58289 draft genome, chromosome FFUJ_chr02, one region contains:
- a CDS encoding related to heterokaryon incompatibility protein, with amino-acid sequence MIEPESEADQGQPYKYRALESPLHIRLLHLLPDEPNEDIRLQISHELLRQSEQPRSLRLSRKQLQRTLPLVWEVVETIEGRFIFMSESDDTSSGVEDESEESDEENGIIHTWKHPDPAVDPALYELPPLNPAQPAFEALSYVWGGQHDPVAATIEGKASKYLGIIKLGKNLATALRHLRYQDKERVLWVDAICINQNDDTERATQVLRMSSIYQDCSRVVIWLGPEKHDIGLLFSELAHIGSQIEKTTNGLIMSTPDTTDFSWWQSDVPVSFSDEVWSAMKKLGDRSWFNRLWTVQEAIMANRDSIVQSGDAIISWSLFRRAVVCLLHKNEMPRARISISVMRSVAKNPIGATLAHTLDAYQARLCSDSHDKIYGLLAILPPRFASEIRPDYEQSVDELYKSCFLASTKALSRWELRGCPRNPDEDTCPSWIPDLSEVDPYGRRVSHHYASGCSALHYEYQAPNLLNVVGLRFDIVKSVSEKTFDHWDDGETAIRAIRSWEPECSLTDPYPSGGTYLDAFAATFIQDGRIERRPAEGFSLEHVKDRFKNEFLSTASTPVSKLTRGDMMEYVIWTRSKGRAMVTTERGSIGLACPFAKPGDVICVVLGCDFPVLLRPCKDNTWKFLSDCYVWDLETAQGLIGPLPPPWQQQLFYDPIIEHRSFTRYYNHNTGELTAEDPRLEPLVGWQRVSLEELGRDLTGDDPEVYEFFRNMEDGRIVNSDPRLEPEALECRGVNLETFVLS; translated from the exons ATGATTGAACCAGAATCAGAGGCTGATCAAGGCCAGCCTTACAAATACCGGGCACTTGAGTCTCCACTCCATATTAGATTGCTTCATCTACTGCCCGACGAGCCTAATGAGGATATTCGACTACAAATCTCACATGAACTTCTGAGGCAATCGGAGCAACCTAGGTCACTGCGTCTATCCCGAAAGCAACTACAAAGAACGCTCCCTCTAGTATGGGAAGTCGTTGAAACTATCGAAGGCAGATTCATCTTCATGAGCGAGTCTGACGACACATCAAGTGGAGTGGAAGATGAAAGCGAGGAAAGCGATGAAGAAAATGGAATTATCCATACTTGGAAACACCCGGACCCTGCTGTAGACCCAGCACTGTACGAGCTCCCACCTCTAAATCCCGCACAACCAGCATTCGAAGCTCTATCCTATGTTTGGGGCGGGCAACATGACCCTGTGGCCGCTACCATTGAAGGAAAGGCAAGTAAGTACCTCGGAATTATAAAGCTTGGGAAGAACCTAGCTACGGCACTCAGACACTTGAGATACCAAGACAAAGAGCGCGTATTGTGGGTGGATGCTATCTGCATCAACCAAAACGACGATACCGAAAGGGCCACTCAAGTCCTTCGGATGTCAAGTATTTATCAGGACTGCAGCCGAGTTGTCATCTGGCTTGGCCCCGAAAAGCACGACATAGGGCTACTTTTCTCTGAGCTGGCCCATATTGGATCTCAGATCGAGAAGACAACAAACGGTTTAATAATGTCAACCCCGGATACAACCGACTTCAGTTGGTGGCAGAGCGATGTGCCAGTTTCTTTTTCTGACGAGGTATGGTCAGCTATGAAAAAGCTCGGAGACAGGTCCTGGTTTAACCGTCTTTGGACTGTTCAAGAGGCTATCATGGCGAATCGAGATTCCATAGTCCAGAGTGGCGACGCCATTATATCATGGTCTCTATTCCGTCGTGCAGTTGTATGCCTCCTGCATAAAAACGAAATGCCCAGGGCTCGAATTTCTATCAGTGTCATGAGGAGCGTAGCGAAAAACCCAATTGGAGCAACGCTGGCACATACTCTGGACGCATATCAAGCCCGGCTGTGTTCAGACTCTCACGACAAGATATATGGACTACTTGCTATTCTACCACCAAGGTTTGCCAGTGAGATCAGGCCGGACTATGAGCAATCTGTCGACGAGCTATACAAGTCCTGCTTTCTGGCTAGTACTAAGGCTCTTAGCCGCTGGGAGCTGCGTGGCTGTCCCCGAAATCCGGATGAGGATACTTGCCCCTCTTGGATTCCTGATCTTTCTGAAGTAGATCCATATGGCCGGAGAGTATCACACCACTATGCCTCGGGATGCTCTGCTCTACACTATGAGTACCAAGCGCCCAACTTGCTAAACGTGGTTGGTCTAAGATTCGACATTGTGAAGTCTGTTTCCGAGAAGACCTTTGATCATTGGGATGATGGCGAGACAGCGATTCGCGCTATCCGATCTTGGGAACCTGAATGTTCTCTCACAGACCCGTACCCTAGCGGGGGCACCTATTTAGATGCTTTTGCCGCCACATTTATCCAAGACGGAAGAATTGAACGTCGTCCTGCTGAAGGATTCAGCCTTGAGCATGTCAAGGATAGGTTCAAAAATGAATTTCTTTCGACAGCCTCAACACCGGTGTCAAAGCTGACTCGCGGAGATATGATGGAATATGTCATCTGGACACGTTCCAAAGGTAGAGCGATGGTCACAACTGAGAGGGGTAGTATTGGCTTAGCCTGTCCTTTCGCAAAGCCAG GCGATGTAATTTGCGTCGTTCTCGGTTGCGACTTTCCAGTACTACTACGTCCATGTAAGGACAACACCTGGAAGTTTCTGAGTGACTGCTACGTATGGGATCTAGAAACTGCACAAGGCTTGATAGGTCCTCTACCGCCCCCCTGGCAACAACAGCTATTCTATGATCCCATCATCGAACACCGGTCTTTTACACGCTATTATAACCATAACACAGGGGAGCTGACAGCAGAAGACCCGAGGCTGGAGCCTCTTGTAGGATGGCAGCGCGTTTCACTGGAAGAGCTAGGGCGAGACCTTACAGGCGACGACCCAGAGGTGTATGAATTCTTCCGGAACATGGAAGATGGCAGAATCGTGAACTCCGATCCGCGTTTAGAGCCAGAAGCACTTGAGTGCCGGGGAGTGAACCTGGAAACATTTGTATTGAGCTAG
- a CDS encoding probable delta-1-pyrroline-5-carboxylate dehydrogenase yields MFRSLGSPHQPLAQLGALHQHKPRALLASRYLSLWNPPKFENEKMFDYAKGSPERAQLTESIKKLKSSFPVKIPIQISGAEITSKQILKQQNPSNHKEVVAEYATATPEHVNAAIDAALKAKPAWEALPFEDRAAIFLRAAELVTGKYRSDIVAATMLGMGKNIWQAEIDAPAETADFFRHYIDEAWKLYAQQPKVQTPGVWNKMEYRPLEGFVYAVSPFNFTALGATLVGPAALLGNVVIWKPSDSAIHASWLLYQILLEAGLPRDVIQFLPGEPNEVTDTVLKRPEFGALTFIGSTKVFKGLQKKIGNGVGDEIYNSYPRVVGETGGKNWGIVHPTADVKSAALNTVRAAFVYQGQKCSANSRVYVAESVWPEFKKHLQEQVSALKVGDVENYENFINPVIHEASFDKLKNIIEDAKNDKDLELVVGGKATKDKGYYVYPTVYQTTNPRHEIMTQELFGPILGIYVFSDNKWEETLKLLDTTSRYALTGSIFAKDPYVLRHAQNVLRHAAGMLYLNTKCTGAVVAQQPFGGSRDSGTNDKTGTMAHLQRFVSTRTIKEEFVPLEKVLYPSNE; encoded by the exons ATGTTCAGATCTCTTGGCTCGCCGCATCAGCCTCTTGCACAGCTTGGTGCTCTCCACCAACACAAGCCCAGAGCACTGTTAGCCAGCCGGTATTTAAGTCTATGGAACCCACCAAAATTCGAGAATGAGAAAATG TTTGACTATGCCAAGGGCTCCCCAGAGCGAGCCCAACTCACAGAAAgcatcaagaagctcaaaagTTCGTTCCCTGTCAAGATTCCCATTCAAATCAGCGGCGCAGAA attACCAGCAAGCAAATTCTCAAGCAGCAAAACCCATCAAATCACAAAGAAGTCGTGGCAGAATACGCAACCGCCACGCCTGAGCATGTCAATGCAGCTATAGACGCTGCTCTCAAGGCCAAACCCGCTTGGGAAGCTCTTCCATTTGAAGACCGTGCAGCCATTTTCCTTCGTGCAGCTGAATTGGTAACTGGTAAATATCGCTCTGATATCGTCGCTGCAACCATGCTGGGAATGGGCAAGAACATCTGGCAAGCTGAAATCGATGCCCCAGCTGAGACAGCAGACTTCTTCCGCCATTATATCGACGAGGCATGGAAGCTTTATGCTCAACAGCCTAAGGTTCAGACGCCAGGCGTGTGGAACAAGATGGAGTATAGACCATTGGAGGGATTTGTATATGCCGTGTCACCTTTTAACTTCACAGCTCTTGGTGCCACGCTTGTCGGCCCAGCTGCGTTACTTGGAAATGTTGTTATCTGGAAGCCTTCTGACTCAGCCATCCATGCTAGTTGGCTTCTATATCAGATCCTTCTTGAAGCCGGTCTTCCCAGGGATGTCATTCAGTTCTTGCCAGGCGAGCCCAATGAGGTTACTGATACAGTCCTGAAGAGACCTGAGTTCGGTGCTCTGACCTTCATCGGCTCAACCAAGGTCTTCAAGGGATTACAGAAGAAGATCGGCAACGGTGTTGGGGATGAGATATACAACTCGTATCCCCGTGTTGTCGGAGAGACCGGCGGGAAGAATTGGGGTATTGTTCACCCAACTGCAGATGTGAAGAGTGCTGCTCTCAACACAGTTAGAGCCGCTTTTGTGTACCAAGGACAGAAGTGCTCCGCTAATTCTCGAGTCTACGTCGCCGAGTCAGTATGGCCTGAGTTCAAGAAGCACCTTCAAGAGCAGGTATCTGCTTTGAAGGTTGGAGATGTCGAGAACTACGAGAACTTCATTAACCCGGTTATTCATGAAGCTTCGTTTGACAAGCTTAAAAATATTATCGAAGATGCTAAGAACGACAAAGATCTGGAGCTTGTCGTTGGGGGTAAGGCTACCAAGGACAAGGGGTACTACGTCTACCCAACAGTCTACCAGACCACCAATCCCCGTCATGAAATCATGACCCAGGAGCTTTTCGGCCCCATCCTCGGCATCTACGTCTTTTCCGATAATAAGTGGGAGGAGACTCTGAAGCTCCTTGACACAACGTCGAGATACGCCCTGACAGGCAGCATCTTTGCGAAGGACCCTTATGTGCTACGCCATGCTCAGAACGTTCTTAGGCACGCTGCTGGCATGCTGTATCTGAACACAAAGTGTACCGGTGCAGTGGTGGCTCAGCAACCGTTTGGCGGCTCTCGTGATTCGGGTACTAATGATAAAACTGGAACTATGGCCCATTTGCAGCGGTTTGTGAGCACGAGGACGatcaaggaggagtttgTGCCGTTGGAGAAAGTTCTATACCCCTCCAACGAATGA
- a CDS encoding probable aspartate aminotransferase, cytoplasmic has protein sequence MLFRTAIQHQRRLLPGPSQLHIQPQLRTVTNAALRTSLKPTQAPRVEEPSPLSKIPMGVLLRSVALTTVMANRWLLRPSLAFIALITQSNSAILNPDKNPVLSRVLQWTIYDHFCAGNSIPEVSNTVKYIKNLGFHGIILGYSKDVVLDPNVKLPKIGIEDYPKECYDMIDEWKKGNIDTLNMIEAGDLLAVKVTGAGPIAVDALQAGKPMNSYLHKALNDICSETQRRGCQLWIDAEQQAMQPTLDEWTITLMREHNRDGNALVYNTIQAYLKGARQNAKRHIQLAAQEGWTVGIKLVRGAYIENEIRSLIHDTKDDTDSSYNDIADMLISRRVPDGPSNLKFPDAALVLATHNAESAQKALSTHRKRLEAGLPTVPMKCAQIMGMADELSCKLLQDYEQAVKKNRVTAETPKIYKCLPWGSVQECINYLYRRAVENRGAVERTQHMALTMRQELRRRILG, from the exons ATGCTTTTCAGAACCGCCATACAACATCAGAGGCGTCTATTGCCTGGACCATCCCAACTTCACATCCAGCCACAACTTAGAACTGTTACCAATGCAGCGCTGAGAACCTCTCTAAAGCCTACACAGGCACCCCGGGTGGAGGAACCATCGCCACTCTCCAAGATACCTATGGGAGTGCTCCTGCGCTCCGTCGCCTTAACAACAGTAATGGCGAATAGGTGGCTACTACGGCCGTCACTTGCATTCATCGCGCTTATCACACAGTCCAACTCAGCCATTCTCAACCCCGACAAGAACCCTGTGCTGAGTCGTGTTCTTCAATGGACTATTTATGACCACTTTTGTGCTGGTAACAGCATCCCCGAAGTGTCAAATACTGTCAAGtacatcaagaaccttggCTTCCACGGTATCATTCTTGGATATTCGAAAGACGTCGTGTTAGACCCTAACGTGAAGCTTCCGAAAATTGGCATTGAGGACTATCCGAAAGAGTGCTACGATATGATCGATGAATGGAAGAAGGGCAACATCGATACTCTGAACATGATCGAGGCCGGCGATCTTCTAGCTGTTAA GGTGACTGGTGCTGGACCCATCGCGGTAGACGCTTTGCAGGCTGGCAAGCCGATGAATAGCTACCTCCACAAAGCTCTCAACGATATTTGTAGCGAGACTCAAAGGCGTGGATGTCAACTCTGGATAGACGCAGAACAACAAGCTATGCAACCGACACTCGACGAGTGGACCATTACCCTCATGCGCGAACACAATCGGGACGGGAATGCCCTTGTTTACAATACCATTCAGGCCTATCTCAAAGGCGCTAGACAGAACGCGAAGAGGCATATTCAACTAGCTGCCCAAGAAGGTTGGACTGTCGGTATCAAGCTTGTTCGTGGCGCATATATCGAGAATGAAATCCGGTCTCTCATTCACGATACAAAAGACGATACGGACAGTTCATACAATGACATTGCAGACATGCTGATTTCTCGAAGAGTACCTGATGGACCTTCCAATCTCAAGTTCCCAGACGCGGCCCTCGTTCTGGCGACTCATAATGCCGAGAGTGCGCAAAAGGCCCTTAGCACACACAGAAAGCGCCTCGAGGCTGGTCTTCCCACAGTGCCTATGAAGTGTGCCCAGATCATGGGCATGGCTGATGAGCTGAGTTGCAAGCTGCTGCAGGATTACGAGCAGGCAGTCAAGAAGAATAGAGTCACTGCTGAGACGCCCAAGATTTACAAGTGTCTACCTTGGGGCTCCGTGCAGGAGTGCATCAATTATTTGTACCGACGAGCGGTGGAGAATCGCGGTGCCGTTGAGAGGACGCAGCATATGGCGCTAACTATGAGACAGGAGCTTCGACGGAGGATACTGGGCTGA